Genomic segment of Drosophila ananassae strain 14024-0371.13 chromosome 2L, ASM1763931v2, whole genome shotgun sequence:
TAATGGATCCCACCGCCAAGTCCTCGGTCGCCAGGAAGCTCTCCGCTGATCCACCGCCTTCCAAATAACACCTTGAATCGAGTATGGCTCCCAAAGTGGCTTTAatgagaaaatataatttaaaacagCCATTAAAGACAAGCTTTCTAAAGTTAAAAATTCGCTAATTTGTTTGAAGCTTTGCCCAAAAAAGGGGGAACCCTGCATCTTTGGATCGGTCTCTCTTTCGGGCCTACTTTCGGTTCGTCCCGCCAATCGCGAATTAAATGTAAATTGCAGCGACAAGCAGAGGAAGCCACCACAGAAAGTGTTCCAGTGGTGATTGGCCCGGTCCAGTGTTTGTGTTCCAGTGAGCCCAGCTGTCCGAATCGTCAGACATGTTTGCTCGTTCCTCGGATACGCTCTACTAAGCTTCCGTTTTCTTTCATTCACCATGCTGCAATTTTCGCTACAAACCAAACCCCAAACCCAAAGCCAGAGTCCGAAGCCCACCACCGTGGGTCTGAAAGATCCCACATGGACGGGATGCACTCTCCTCTTGGCTTGGTCGCTTTGCAGCTGATTTGCGTTTCCGGACAAGCTCTGATATCTAATTGTGTTAGTGTGCAGTGGGTTAACTCGGGACGGTCATGCAAATCACCATTAATGCCTCCATCCTCCGCATAGAAAGTGGAAATAAGTGCAGCAAATTTTCTTGTtccaaaaatacatttttgagcCTAAGTCCTCAAGCCTCAGAAGAGTCGGTCAAGTTCTCTGGGGACCTGCTCCATGGGAACATGacataacaatttttttggcTCTTCGTTCTCCGACAGGTAATTCCCATTGAAGGTTCCAGTTCTTATGCCCAACCCCTCGACCACCTGGAAACAAGTTCTCGATTATATGTGCTAACAGAATAATttaagtttgtttttatttttttgccgcCAACCGTTCTGGTAAACGGTTTTGCAATGACCCCGCCGAGGGTCGGAGGCAGCCATCTCGGAGTCATCGGCGGAGTTTTCTCCTCGCACCACTCTGTTGAGATATGACGACGAAGAGAAATCTTCTACACGTTTTCAAGATCTCCGTTGTGGGTTAATTGTTGTGACATTGAGCAATCCACACATGGCAATGAAGATCTCAGTCCGTGCACTTTCTTCGGCATTTCGGTCGCTTTTGAAATTAGTCTAATTGCTGGGGATTTATTACCAAATCTCTCAGATCTGTACTGATACCTCACGTACCATGTAGCACAGCTTTCCGCGCAAAATGGAAAGTTTTGATTGCTTTTCGAATCGCAAATACTCCAGTGCGTAGCGCAAACATCATACGTGGTTTATTACCCAATCTGCCCACTCCTAATTAGTGGGATATGCATTTGTGCAATCCCCCTTTATGTAAAAGCAAGCCCCCAACTAATTAGAGTCATCGAACAACAAAGCGGGTTCCACAACCCATCCATAAGGTGCAAATACCTGAAGCGTAAATCCGCGACGCTTCGCACAAACCAAAATTTTAGATTAAAGACTAAGCCCCAAAGCCACCTACCGATTGCATAAGTTCTACTTTTATTTTCGGtttcagttttatttgaatttttatttttgcaagCCGGGAGACTGGAAGACAAACGAAAGTGAGTGGGGCGGCTGAGCAAATTGCTCAGACATATGAGTGTGGCGGGGAAAAGTTTTTGAACAATCAAAAgttcaaaaaacaaattttcattCGGTTTGTTTTAGTTGCTTTTGATAAAACAACCGAAAAGGAGGAAAAGAGAGCCGTTCAGCTTGGTGATTTCCACGAAAACGACAAACGCCGCTGTCTGGGCCACTGACTTTGGGATATCTAGGGGTCGTGATAATTTCCGAATCCGATTGGATGGGGCCTGCCAGCAACTTGTGGCTCCGCTGGTTAAACATCGTAAGCATCGGATAACTATTTCGCAATCAATTTCTGTGGCACTCAGGCACAGGTCAAGCCGTGTCAGTACAGTAAGCCCCGTTAGCGAAGAACCTGAACTGTGACACAGCCATTAAAGGCAGTCAGATTCTTTACTGACTGAAGTGGAGTAATAATATCAGGCAACTCGCTCGAGTATGACAATGTAATGAACCGAAATTAATGCACTCAATGGACTCAAAACTGGAGCAACCTCAAGACCACAGTATTCCGAGTCCAGAAAAGGCAAGCCGCCGCTCCACTCCAGGAGGCAACGGATGGGGCTGGTCGGGGGCTTCGGCTCTACAGCCGAAGAAACTCACGTAAAACTTTTATCCGTCATAAATCGTTGGACCAGAACGACGTTGACGTCTCCGTTTGTCTTTCTTGGCGGCCTTTTCTCTCCCGTTTTTCATTTATCAAGCCTGGCTCGGAATTTCACTATTTTTTAGCTGGTAGTTTTACTTTCCGGGGGGTTACCTGCGGTTAATTACTTTGTTTGTTTTCGATTATTGAAGACATGGTTTTGAGAGGCAGTTACTTAAGTTTTCCCTCAAACAGCTCAAATGCGAAAGTCTGAAACAAAAGTCTAAAGCAGAGTTCTTTTAACACTCACCATGATTCCGCCAGCCAAGAGACCAGATTATGTAGCATATCCAATGAAGCTTTGTCCACATTTTAGCTTATACTTTCAGTTTAAATGTATTCAGTTTAGAGCATTATATAACTTTCACAGgtattagtttttaattcgTAGTTTTAGCTCAATTCACATCATATTATTGCTGTTGGTTGCACTGGAATGTGTTGCAGAGTTATTGAAATCTAGATCTCACTCTCCTTTGGCCATAAATATCCCTATATCTGCGATGTGCCAAAAAGAACATTCAAATAGAATTTATGTGCAACTTTTCCCTTGTGGGTGGGAAGTTGAAATGGATAATGCTGAAGAGACTGCTGCAGTCTTCTGGGGTCTAGATTATTACAAGATTATTAGAGAGACAAAACGTTGTGGCACAGAAACCAAAGCAACTGGAACATTAGCTGCTCCGTCCAACCTCGCGGTCCCCCAGCCGAAAGTTGTTCTTCATCTTTAGCATATGCCTCGGTGTCTTCTGGTTGTGGGGCAAATGTCGCGCACATGTCACCTGCGGAGCTGGGAGGTGGGCCGCTTGGTCGGTTGCCACATTGCCTTAGTTGCTGGGTTGTCACCGTTGGAATTGGCGGCATTTTATTCCACCAGCAACGCCAAGAATAACACAAACAAGGCAGCAGTTCTAGTTCTGTAGAACCCTTTTCAAAATACCCTTTTTCtttatgataaaaaataatgtatgTATAAGGTTTATAGACGGGCAAGAtaacaatttaatttgaatcTTTAAGTAAAGAAATATCTTGTGTCTTGTCTAGGGATACTAGTACAAGGAAACTTCCCTCTCAAAGGGTATGCAGAAGGACAACAACCACTAAAGGCGGTTGAAaagttcttgttgttgtttcctTGGTTCCGGAACACCGGGACTACTAGTGGAAGAATTCGAAGCCCCAGTGGTTGAGGACGCTTCCTTCTGCCCTCCGCCAGGATTTATGGCATGCCACATCAGGCTGGTGGTGGGTGGCAGTGGGGAAAGTGAGGCGTGTTGCAAGGGCGGCAGGTAAGGGGGGACTGACAAACATTTGCATACAAATCAGGCACTGGCCGATGTCCGATGGCGAAAATGAAAACGCTATTTTGACCGGAAGCTCGTGGAAGCGCACAAAAAAGTCATTCACCTGTGTAAAAAATGGTTACATTTTCCAATATTCGCGAGCTGCGAACAAGTTTTTCTTGCGACTTTTTTTAATGGCAGAAACTTATTTATGGTTCAGGAGAAGCTTAATTGAGATCCATGATTGAATTCCGGGAGTAAGAAAAGGCGCCATAAAAAGATACGAAGATTTATGAAGCTTTAATAACCTTTTTTGGAAAGCTCCTGATCCTGACAATCCTATCTTTTCTTCTACACaagatttaaaatataaatatgttGTGGTTGGGGATCGTTTTCAATTAAGTTGACCGTTAAAACAATACAATTTAATTCCACTTTAGCACGGACTTATGCCTTTTAGCATGACTCACTATCCGCAGTAATTAAAACATACACCGGAGTTGTGTCTATGTCCCGCGAACTCTATTATTTTAGGATTTTTTTTgctgcaaaatggttaagccGTTCCAAATAACTATCATTGCCGTTGCACACAAGACGAAGCTGCCCGAGTCCGAATCCGAAGCGTTTTAGCCACCACCTTGTCGCACTGAGCGAACTCCTCGCATCGCGTTCCAAACCCAAACTGATTTTCCATAATGTTGCCAATGTTGCCGTGCCCCCTAACAACCGTCCAAGCAACAACATGGAAAGCaataacaacagcagcaacagcctgTAAAGCCGGTGTGCGTCGGACTTGAGCTCCCTATCCACATGCAAGCACACATATGCATACTCGGGTACACCTCAAGAAAAGAATAGTACTTTGGGTAATATGCTATTACAGTACTGAGGCgtcaaaataatcaaaaattactcatacgaccTGTACTCCACATCACCCCGAGGATCAATAGTCTGTAGCTTCTTTAGTATTGAGGCGGAGAtaccaaataacttttaaattcaagaccactactttattttttccagtgcTTTGGGTAAATGGAAGCCTCTCTGGACGCCAGCTTTTACTTGTGTTGAAAATGTTTCCACATCACTCGTCAAGCGTTTCGATTGAAGCTCCTCTCTACTCCGGCTCAGAGCCCTCTACCCCCTCCAACTCCCTTGCCGCTCAGCATAAGACGCATAAAGAAACGGAAAGCGGCGGTGGCAGCACCATGACAACAACAAATACTCGCCACTGCGCACGCGCCCCAGCTCCAATTGATGAGTAGTCCCCACATGAGCTGCGCTCTTCCGCTCTCGCGCTCGCCACTTGTACGCTTGTTATACTCCACTGAGCCGGCTGGCCACCCCTTTCGCTCACTCGGCCGGCCTTCCTTCCTTCTTATGGGGAGACTCTCTCTGTTTACATTGTGCGGTAGTGTCATGGCAACGAAGGCGGCGTCCTAGCCGGTTTACCGAGGGCTCGTTCTCTTCCTGGCCCTATACTCCCGACGCCGCCCTCCACCTGTTTGGCTGTCGTGACTCAGCTCGGGTGACATTGCATTTGCATGTGGCTGCCGTTAATTGCTGTAATTTTTTGAGCTGGACGCCGCCGGCACATAATTGCATTCCCCCATTGTTCCTTTCTTTTCCTGTACAGTTCCGTGCCAGCCTGCTCCTTTTTATCCTTCGGCTTTCAAGTAGTTTTTGGGGCATTGCTTCGATGGTTTTTGCTTTCTTTCCGACACTTTTGACTTACTTTATGGCCAGGTCGATTATGCTTTCTTATCGAGCCTTAAATGGGTCTTTGGAGTAACAGAGTAAGTAAGATTTCTGATGAAATCAGTGGCAATGGTTTATTGAAACATTTCAATCATTTTTAAATCACTATGTAGCTTATGCCATTAAGAAATTAGTCAATTAGCCTCTTTTGACTCTGATTAGTAAATCAAGATCTGATCAAAGAAAAAACACTAAATACTAAACTTAATcacataatatattttttccgaaAGGAGCATTCTTTTTACATCACAAGTACTTGGCATCATCGCATATTCACTAATCTTAACCTGAACATCTTGGGACTATGGGTTTGGCtatgaattaaattcaagtAACTTAAAAGTAGGGGAGGTTATACTTAAAACCTTACAGTTCAGTATGTTTGGGCTTGCTAAATAATCGCTCACACAGTTTGACCAGGACTTGTGAGACCTCTAACCGGTACTCATCCTGACTGTTGGCATACCTATTTCGAATCGTCAGGAGGGCATGCCGGAGTCCAGAATTTTGAGACCAGGAGGCGGCACATAGGGACTCTGTGGTTTCCAGGGCTGTAGCGAACTGCTCAACTACCTCCGGGAGCTCCAGGAGGTGCAAAAAGTCCTTGGAGAGGACACTGTCCACCGCAGAGCAGAAGCCCTGTGACTGCAGCCATGGCTCGAACTCCAAGAGTACATATTGTGCAATTGTTGAAGCAGCATCCGGCGCATCTTTGCTCGTCTCCAGCACCGAACGCTTCTCTAGAATAAGGTCACTGATGAGGGTGACCACTTTGGATTTGCTACGCAGCTCCACCTCGGGGCTCTGGAGCACCCTAATCATAGCTTGTGTCCCAGAGGTGGAGAGTACACGTTGCTGGGCCAGGGGGAACTTCCTGAGCAACGCACCAAACGCGTGAAGAGCTGCGGAGATCTCTCCAGAGTTTCCTGAGCTAATAAGAATCTGCGCTATGTGCGAGCCAAAGTTCTTCTCAAACACCTTAATCTGCGCCTTGGGGTTATTGCTCGCAAGAGATCCGAGAACCCGCAGGGCTGACACTCTCAACGCGGTGTTAGTATCATTGACTACAATGGGAAGTAACACGTCATCTAAGCCCGAGTTGTCGATGAACAGCAGCGCATTGTCTATCTGATGTAGAAGATACTCGAGGTTCTCCAGGGACTCCAGTTTGGAGCGCACTTCCGACTCTTGAGGCGTCTTGCTGAAGTTCCGGTACTGATCGATCAGTTGGACAATCAGCTCTCCGTCTGTACGAAAGTTCTTTTGGAACTCTTTGTAGGCCTTCCTCAGCTCTGCATAGCTCTTCTTGTTCTCTTTGACTATTCGCAGGGACTCCTCGATTAAGTCCGGCTTGTAGTCCAATGAAAGAGGTTCGTTTTCATGGTTGTGGTCCTCCGGTTGGCTTTGTAAAGCCGTACCACGTTCATCCTCGTCCAGAAGCTTTGCCTCTTTGAGCCCAGTCTGCATGTTGATTCGTACATGCAAGCCTTTGGGGATGGCCTGACCTGCGGAAAGTTAATTCATCTTAGTACACGTCATCTAAGGAGTGCAAGGCTTTCGCCAATTCCTTACCTTCCTTAATCACCTGCCATTCTTTGGTAGCAACGAATTCTCCAGTTTTATTGTCTGTCTCCGTTGCCACAGCCGTTTTAAGACTGCCCACTACCAGGATTGCTCCAAGGATGACCTGTAAATACCGGCCACGCATGCTTGGCAAATTTGTGTCCAAACGCTGTCTGCTGACCTAATCGCGGCAATGGGACGATTCCACCTCTTACAAAGGCTTCGAAATATCAAATATCTTTGGTCGTAGCCGTCGAAGACCTCAACCTCTCGAAAAAATCAAGGGAAATATCTGGGACTCGTAAACATTTCAGAAAAAATACTGTAGTATTGTAAAGCACACGTAGCTGGAGATGGGCGATATGGCGCAAGAGATGGTTGCGTGAGCGGCACAGAAAGTCACGAAGTAACGGTATTCATTGCTGTGAATATATACTTATCAAATCGTTTAATTTAATGAATAAAATTTAGATGTAAGTAGCATGACATTTACTTGAATGtaaatttaatattcattgatttttcgcCCACCCTTTCATAAAAAGCTTTCGCCTGTGAGAATCCTGTCGCTACTTAAGGGGCAATCTAATCACTAAATCTGTCTAGGATCAGACGGGATTTTGCGAGCCAGCGCCACAATTCAATTAAGGAACAGCGGTAGTCGAATTTAGTTTTCGAAAATGTTTGACTGGGTCGGCTGCGTTGTGAAGGCCAATTCCATGGTTAGCTACATCATTGGACTAAGCAATTTTGAATGCGATTGGACGTCTGGATTTGTGATTAAATCTCAAAGACATACCTTCTACGCAATTTCAATAAACATCCTTACTGTTTTTCTGATGGCCTACCTCTTCAGCGGTAAAATTCAACCTAATGTGCTGTTTGGAAATGCAAACAAACTACACAAGTTTGCGATTAGCGTAATGATTGGGTCGAGGACCGCTGCAGGTATTTACACAgacaatataaataaataaaaatgatttcgTAAACTTTCTTCGTTGTAGCACTTACAACGCTGCTCAACCGATGGCGCCAACGACGCCAAATGATGAACTTGGCCAGGATGGTTCTCCGTGACTTTGTGGCTAGGCCGCAGGTGAAAAGAATGATTCGGTGGGCAGTCCTGACCAAAGCTTTCACGGCCTATATGACTGATTTTTTGATGTTTATTATCA
This window contains:
- the LOC6500219 gene encoding nucleotide exchange factor Sil1; translation: MRGRYLQVILGAILVVGSLKTAVATETDNKTGEFVATKEWQVIKEGQAIPKGLHVRINMQTGLKEAKLLDEDERGTALQSQPEDHNHENEPLSLDYKPDLIEESLRIVKENKKSYAELRKAYKEFQKNFRTDGELIVQLIDQYRNFSKTPQESEVRSKLESLENLEYLLHQIDNALLFIDNSGLDDVLLPIVVNDTNTALRVSALRVLGSLASNNPKAQIKVFEKNFGSHIAQILISSGNSGEISAALHAFGALLRKFPLAQQRVLSTSGTQAMIRVLQSPEVELRSKSKVVTLISDLILEKRSVLETSKDAPDAASTIAQYVLLEFEPWLQSQGFCSAVDSVLSKDFLHLLELPEVVEQFATALETTESLCAASWSQNSGLRHALLTIRNRYANSQDEYRLEVSQVLVKLCERLFSKPKHTEL